In one Ananas comosus cultivar F153 linkage group 12, ASM154086v1, whole genome shotgun sequence genomic region, the following are encoded:
- the LOC109718338 gene encoding topless-related protein 4-like has product MIYGKRLIAGNSYCLLEAAATFMGPPPAITSLALHPKPIKLLTGHHQKRVTGLAKLCIWETTGGEHTHTKSMQISDAEAKVQFYFYQV; this is encoded by the exons ATGATATATGGGAAGAGACTTATTGCAGGCAACAGCTACTGCTTATTGGAGGCAGCAGCAACTTTCATGGGGCCGCCTCCTGCTATCACTTCACTAGCTCTTCATCCAAAG CCCATAAAACTGCTAACGGGGCATCATCAGAAAAGAGTAACAGGCCTCGCCAAG TTATGCATATGGGAAACAACCGGAGGGGAACATACACATACCAAGAGTATGCAAATAAGTGACGCAGAGGCAAAGGTTCAGTTCTACTTCTATCAAGTCTAG
- the LOC109718339 gene encoding uncharacterized protein LOC109718339 gives MSAAAVCGKRSSPSSPSSSSYPFFDELLFHTPPPAPKRLRRAAAASAAAAFVPAXPPQSLPSPVADRRESDLAQLRSLFPQMDQQILERALEESGNDLDVAIRSLHDLRLQSAEIILRSAVCSSENEMPNNSPVATEGISANNGVDVGAENLQNIEDLPKDGSEWVELLVREMMNASNMDDARARASRVLDLLEKSIVARAGTELMQSSHKENMVLKEQAEELLRQNAVLRRAVAIQHERHKDYDERNQELQQLKQLVSQYQEQIKTLEVNNYALGVHLRQAQQSSSIPGCFHPDVF, from the exons atgtcggcggcggcggtgtgTGGGAAGAGGTCGtcgccttcttctccttcttcttcgtcctaCCCCTTCTTCGACGAGCTCCTCTTCCACACCCCTCCGCCCGCCCCCAAGAggctccgccgcgccgccgcggcgtcggcggcggcggcgttcgTGCCAGCACNGCCGCCACAATCTTTGCCCTCACCCGTGGCCGATCGGAGGGAGAGCGATCTCGCGCAGCTCCGATCGCTTTTCCCCCAAATGGACCAGCAG ATTCTTGAAAGAGCTCTTGAGGAATCTGGAAATGATCTGGATGTGGCAATAAGGAGTTTGCATGATCTGCGGTTGCAGTCAGCTGAAATCATCTTACGATCTGCTGTTTGCAGCTCTGAAAATGAAATGCCGAATAATAGTCCAGTAGCTACTGAAG GCATTTCAGCCAATAATGGCGTCGATGTGGGTGCTGAAAACCTTCAAAACATAGAAGATCTCCCGAAAGATGGTTCCGAATGGGTCGAGCTACTTGTGAGAGAAATGATGAACGCATCGAACATGGACGATGCCCGGGCTCGTGCCTCAAGAGTGCTGGATCTTTTGGAGAAATCCATCGTCGCTCGTGCTGGTACCGAACTTATGCAGAGCTCTCATaag GAAAATATGGTGCTCAAGGAACAGGCGGAAGAACTGCTTCGTCAGAATGCTGTTCTCAGGAGAGCTGTGGCGATCCAGCACGAGCGCCATAAAGACTACGACGAGAGAAATCAAGAGCTGCAGCAATTGAAACAGCTTGTATCTCAGTACCAAGAGCAAATTAAAACCCTGGAG GTCAATAACTACGCGCTTGGCGTGCATCTCAGGCAAGCCCAACAGAGCAGCTCCATTCCGGGCTGCTTCCATCCCGACGTCTTCTAG